From a region of the Streptomyces sp. B21-083 genome:
- a CDS encoding flavoprotein produces MTETPAQAQKPFLYVVVCAAGIASDVSKLITAAEERNWEVGVIATPLATGFFDTDAVETQTGRPIRSAWRRPGDPRPFPAPDAVLVAPATFNTVNKWAAGIADTLALGTLCEAYGLGVPIAVLPCVGDALAAHPAYRVSVERLRGMGVRFADPYAGEVREDGGRPEFGWARGLELLGTP; encoded by the coding sequence ATGACCGAGACGCCCGCACAGGCCCAGAAACCCTTCCTCTACGTCGTCGTCTGTGCCGCCGGAATCGCCTCCGACGTCAGCAAGTTGATCACTGCCGCCGAGGAACGGAACTGGGAGGTCGGGGTCATCGCGACGCCCCTCGCCACGGGGTTCTTCGACACGGACGCCGTCGAGACGCAGACCGGACGCCCGATCCGGTCCGCCTGGCGCAGGCCGGGTGATCCCCGGCCCTTTCCGGCGCCGGACGCCGTGCTCGTCGCACCCGCCACCTTCAACACCGTCAACAAGTGGGCCGCCGGCATCGCCGACACCCTCGCCCTGGGCACCCTGTGCGAGGCGTACGGGCTGGGGGTGCCGATCGCCGTCCTGCCGTGCGTGGGTGACGCGCTGGCCGCCCATCCCGCGTACCGGGTGAGCGTGGAAAGGCTGCGCGGAATGGGGGTGCGGTTCGCGGATCCGTACGCGGGAGAGGTGCGGGAGGACGGCGGGCGGCCGGAGTTCGGGTGGGCGCGGGGGCTGGAGCTGCTCGGCACTCCGTGA
- a CDS encoding nitroreductase family deazaflavin-dependent oxidoreductase, with product MPLEGEYEASPTQWVREQVELYEKSGGTEGTTLLDTGMPVVLLTTRGARSGKIRRTPLMRVEHDGLYAVVASLGGAPKHPVWYFNVLADPHVDLQDGPVRQDMVAREVTGEEKSAWWERAVAAFPQYAEYQKKTDREIPVFVLEPAAGN from the coding sequence ATGCCTCTTGAGGGCGAGTACGAAGCCAGTCCGACCCAGTGGGTGCGTGAGCAGGTGGAGTTGTACGAGAAGTCCGGCGGCACCGAGGGAACGACTCTCCTCGACACCGGCATGCCGGTCGTCCTGCTCACCACGCGGGGCGCCCGCAGCGGCAAGATCCGCCGGACGCCGCTCATGCGGGTGGAACACGACGGCCTGTACGCGGTGGTCGCCTCGCTGGGCGGCGCCCCCAAGCATCCGGTCTGGTACTTCAACGTCCTCGCCGATCCGCACGTCGACCTGCAGGACGGGCCGGTGCGCCAGGACATGGTCGCCCGTGAGGTGACCGGCGAGGAGAAGTCCGCGTGGTGGGAGCGGGCAGTCGCCGCGTTCCCCCAGTACGCCGAGTACCAGAAGAAGACCGACCGCGAGATTCCCGTGTTCGTCCTCGAACCGGCCGCCGGGAACTGA
- a CDS encoding endo alpha-1,4 polygalactosaminidase: MPVEGVPRVKGPGTAAVVLATVCAALWGLTACGTSPEPDQGSGPGPTASPTPSAEVRLPPPHAGFDYQIGGAYPPPAGVRVVSRDRTATPAAGLYNVCYVNAFQAQPGEEEAWPADLLLRNANGEVVVDKDWDEALLDIGTTAKRKRIAARVNKWTDGCADKGFDAVEPDNYDSYTRSDDLLTADDATAFITLLSRHAHVRGLAVGQKNTVELAGLRKRTGLDFAVAEECGEYDECGQYAQAFDDRVLVIEYTDTGLRKARASFGDRLSIVRRDVDVSTPGSAGYVRRTR, from the coding sequence ATGCCCGTCGAGGGTGTACCCCGCGTCAAAGGTCCCGGGACGGCCGCGGTCGTACTGGCGACCGTCTGCGCGGCCCTGTGGGGACTGACGGCGTGCGGTACCTCGCCGGAGCCGGATCAGGGGTCCGGGCCCGGCCCGACGGCCTCGCCCACCCCTTCGGCCGAGGTCCGGCTGCCGCCGCCGCACGCCGGCTTCGACTACCAGATCGGCGGCGCCTACCCGCCCCCGGCGGGCGTGCGCGTCGTCAGCCGCGACCGTACGGCGACTCCGGCAGCCGGTCTGTACAACGTCTGCTACGTCAACGCCTTCCAGGCTCAGCCCGGCGAGGAGGAGGCGTGGCCCGCCGATCTGCTGCTGCGGAACGCGAACGGCGAGGTCGTCGTCGACAAGGACTGGGACGAGGCGCTGCTCGACATCGGCACGACGGCGAAGCGGAAACGGATCGCGGCGCGGGTGAACAAGTGGACCGACGGCTGCGCGGACAAGGGCTTCGACGCGGTCGAGCCCGACAACTACGACAGCTACACCCGCTCCGACGACCTTCTCACCGCCGACGACGCCACCGCTTTCATCACCCTCCTCTCCCGGCACGCGCACGTCCGTGGGCTGGCCGTCGGCCAGAAGAACACCGTGGAGCTGGCCGGGCTCAGAAAGCGGACCGGACTGGACTTCGCGGTCGCGGAGGAGTGCGGCGAGTACGACGAGTGCGGGCAGTACGCGCAGGCGTTCGACGACCGGGTGCTCGTGATCGAGTACACCGACACCGGACTGCGCAAGGCCCGGGCGAGCTTCGGCGACCGGCTGAGCATCGTACGCAGGGATGTCGACGTGTCGACACCGGGCAGCGCGGGGTACGTCCGCAGGACCCGCTGA
- a CDS encoding helix-turn-helix domain-containing protein: MPVNAGRLPETAVSAPPPGLVTVGRYDEGPGYAVNRPQGADSWLFTWTTDGHGLLTQGAAGSRAGAGDLVVLGPGVPHRYQVRPGARHWRFWWAHCQARPSWTAWLSPYAVGDGMYVVAPVPGTPHDRMATAFARMLSDARWPGSAEQPPGYASPSTPDGPTAVAHGAAARELALCSLEEIVLLASAAARTLPNRPGVDARVSRAEALIAADPAAPHTVRSLAEGVALSPSRFAHLFTEQLGRSPMRALREARLSHAARLLEATDLPVERVAAASGFASPFHFNRVFRERHGTPPGAYRALCRRGSAETAPAIGSEAAVGGRCEGTGQPV; this comes from the coding sequence ATGCCCGTGAACGCTGGCCGATTGCCCGAGACCGCTGTCTCCGCACCGCCGCCCGGTCTGGTGACCGTCGGGCGCTACGACGAGGGGCCCGGTTACGCCGTCAACAGGCCCCAGGGCGCCGACAGTTGGCTGTTCACCTGGACGACGGACGGCCACGGTCTGCTGACCCAGGGCGCGGCCGGGTCGCGGGCCGGCGCCGGGGACCTGGTCGTCCTCGGCCCCGGTGTGCCCCACCGGTACCAGGTCCGGCCGGGCGCCCGGCACTGGCGCTTCTGGTGGGCGCACTGCCAGGCCCGCCCCTCCTGGACGGCCTGGCTGAGCCCGTACGCGGTCGGCGACGGCATGTACGTCGTCGCCCCGGTCCCGGGCACCCCGCACGACCGTATGGCGACGGCGTTCGCCCGCATGCTGTCGGACGCCCGCTGGCCGGGCAGCGCGGAACAGCCGCCCGGTTACGCATCCCCCTCCACGCCTGACGGCCCGACAGCCGTCGCCCACGGCGCCGCCGCCAGGGAGCTCGCCCTCTGTTCCCTGGAGGAAATCGTCCTGCTGGCCTCGGCAGCCGCCCGCACCCTGCCGAACCGGCCGGGAGTCGACGCGCGGGTGAGCCGGGCGGAGGCCCTCATCGCCGCCGACCCCGCCGCCCCGCACACCGTCCGATCGCTCGCGGAGGGGGTCGCTCTCTCTCCCTCGCGGTTCGCGCACCTGTTCACCGAGCAGCTCGGCCGGTCCCCGATGCGGGCGCTGCGCGAGGCCCGGCTGAGCCATGCCGCCCGGTTGCTGGAGGCCACCGACCTGCCGGTGGAACGCGTCGCCGCCGCTTCCGGTTTCGCCAGTCCCTTCCACTTCAACCGGGTGTTCCGCGAGCGTCACGGGACGCCGCCGGGCGCGTACCGGGCGCTGTGCAGACGGGGTTCGGCCGAAACCGCGCCCGCTATTGGTTCCGAGGCGGCTGTGGGCGGGAGATGTGAAGGAACCGGTCAACCGGTGTGA
- a CDS encoding cation diffusion facilitator family transporter: MARTEGSDGRDGKAAAGTSSADRRTRVTVLVALGANLLIAVAKAVGGLLTGSPALLSEAAHSVADSLNEVFLLAALRRSRRPADRRHPFGYGKERFFWSLLAAVGIFVMGGCFSFFQGVEAFRSDAEESFGGYVAGLVVLGVALLAEGASLGRAVHQARGESAKGTGAAGALRDPALRTVIAEDGTAVLGVTLAIVGMALHMVTGQVVWEASASLAIGVLLVCVAFWLGQDARAQLIGEAADPEVSREVRDLLAAQPEIDSVEALFTMKMGLDSTLVAARIDLVPGLDSERVEEVAVRIKRAVVDAVPEVGEIFLDVTDAAAKEAAQSPAATGERGGA, encoded by the coding sequence ATGGCTCGCACAGAGGGCAGCGACGGCAGGGACGGCAAGGCGGCGGCCGGTACGTCGTCCGCGGACCGGCGGACGCGTGTGACCGTGCTGGTGGCGCTGGGCGCCAACCTGCTGATCGCCGTCGCCAAAGCCGTGGGCGGACTCCTCACCGGGTCGCCCGCCCTGCTGTCCGAGGCCGCGCACTCGGTGGCGGACAGCCTCAACGAGGTCTTCCTGCTCGCCGCACTGCGCCGCAGCCGCCGCCCCGCCGACCGGCGACACCCCTTCGGCTACGGCAAGGAACGGTTCTTCTGGTCGCTGCTCGCGGCCGTCGGCATCTTCGTCATGGGCGGCTGCTTCTCCTTCTTCCAGGGCGTGGAAGCGTTCAGGAGCGACGCGGAGGAGTCCTTCGGCGGCTATGTGGCGGGCCTGGTCGTGCTCGGGGTGGCACTGCTCGCGGAGGGCGCCTCACTGGGGCGGGCGGTGCACCAGGCACGCGGGGAGAGCGCGAAGGGCACGGGAGCCGCGGGCGCGCTGCGCGATCCCGCCCTGCGCACGGTGATCGCCGAGGACGGCACCGCGGTGCTCGGTGTGACGCTCGCGATCGTGGGCATGGCGCTGCACATGGTCACCGGGCAGGTCGTGTGGGAGGCGTCGGCCTCCCTCGCCATCGGGGTGCTGCTCGTCTGCGTCGCCTTCTGGCTGGGGCAGGACGCGCGCGCCCAGCTCATCGGCGAGGCCGCCGACCCGGAGGTGAGCCGCGAGGTCCGCGACCTGCTGGCGGCCCAGCCCGAGATCGACAGCGTGGAGGCGCTGTTCACGATGAAGATGGGCCTCGACTCCACCCTGGTGGCCGCCCGGATCGACCTGGTCCCCGGGCTCGACAGCGAGCGGGTCGAGGAAGTCGCCGTACGTATCAAGCGCGCGGTCGTCGACGCGGTCCCCGAGGTCGGGGAGATCTTTCTCGATGTGACCGACGCGGCGGCGAAGGAGGCAGCGCAGAGCCCCGCCGCGACGGGGGAGCGCGGCGGGGCCTGA
- a CDS encoding NADPH-dependent F420 reductase, which yields MRIGIIGAGALGQALAVRFVAAGEEVLLSDSRGPRSLREVADSIGPGLTPATVAAAAGEEIVVLAVPWRELTDVVVAADVSDWQERVVIDATNPLGPPDFRVVDLQGRPSSEVVAGLVPGARLVKAFNTLAPAVLGADPRTPAGRRVIFLSGDHAGANNRVARLVEHAGWAAVDLGRLADGGRLQQFPGGPLPTLSLLLQP from the coding sequence ATGCGTATCGGCATCATCGGCGCCGGAGCCCTCGGACAGGCCCTCGCGGTCCGTTTCGTGGCCGCCGGGGAGGAGGTTCTCCTCAGTGACAGCCGGGGCCCCCGGTCCCTGCGAGAGGTCGCCGACTCGATCGGGCCGGGTCTCACACCGGCGACCGTGGCGGCGGCGGCCGGCGAGGAGATCGTCGTACTCGCTGTGCCCTGGCGGGAGTTGACCGATGTGGTGGTGGCCGCCGATGTGTCCGACTGGCAGGAACGGGTCGTCATCGACGCCACCAATCCGCTGGGCCCACCCGACTTCCGGGTCGTCGACCTCCAGGGACGCCCCTCCAGCGAGGTCGTCGCCGGGCTGGTGCCCGGCGCCCGGCTGGTGAAGGCGTTCAACACCCTGGCGCCTGCGGTCCTCGGCGCCGATCCGCGTACACCCGCCGGACGCCGGGTGATATTTCTCTCCGGCGACCACGCGGGCGCCAACAACCGGGTCGCCCGGCTCGTCGAACACGCCGGCTGGGCGGCCGTCGACCTGGGCCGACTGGCTGACGGGGGCCGCCTCCAGCAGTTCCCCGGCGGACCGCTGCCGACACTCAGCCTGCTCCTTCAGCCCTGA
- a CDS encoding ATP-binding protein, with product MSPSRPGAEWIVGRDRELALLADLVNEAAAEPGDLPEALPSVLVVTGQPGAGKSVLLDAVGRTALRAGLRVLRCRGCEGESGLPFAGLHQLLRPVLDLAGGLPVRQRAALLGVFGLDPEQSEDAAPDPLLTSLGALTLLSDAASRGPLLLVVDDAHWLDVGTLDVLAFVARRLEGEPVAMVLATRDNAVPPQFARERRQLTVEPLPPAAAGRLLDLQPEPPVGRARSRILDQAAGVPLALVELARAVSRDPATGQNGVTDALPLTDRLEAIFAAELPELPAPTRRLLLLAAAAETAELPVILSAAGDTADPADWRPAERAGLVRIDDGRLHFRHPLIRSAVYQSASYAERHAAHIALADVLAGDPDRRAWHRAAAVFGVDEQAAQGLEDSAGRAQRRGGYAAAAAALERAARLSPDPDVRSRRLVRAATLAMHAGHPRWVSELATHVLTLTDDPAVLAEASLRAGWALAVTTRFEDSLGFLLPVAEAAVETRPDLTLDALSTATTPAYHSGDPSFRERIQRITERVPPQDDESGRAWALAGCDPARHREQALALLRSTDWIEPPPGHSEATAPDRRLSRLVVVGAAAWVLDETAEAVRLLGAALDHLRRSPTAGANATVANALALALYESGSWTRARTIFDESYRTAAEAGLEIVAAGSPVVGATILALRGDTEAARAAVQRAIHGIDLPNSRSLQVRTHYALGAAALAEGDHAGAYSRFRAVYTQDAEPEPVHFHASHYYLADLTAAAVRTGRADEAHRIVDATRRRLAAGGVSARLAAVLHRADALLSEGDEAEEHFIAALADPDGEQWLFERALVRLDYAEWLRRRRRSVEARPHLTAALVAFERVGARPWTERARAELRAAGVTPTSTAPRDVLAELTPQQLQIARLAAAGLTNREIGERIFLSPRTVGFHLYRIFPKLGVTGRAQLRDALPESPEQPDGTPGP from the coding sequence ATGAGCCCCTCCCGCCCCGGCGCGGAGTGGATCGTCGGCCGCGACCGCGAACTCGCCCTGCTGGCCGACCTGGTGAACGAGGCCGCGGCCGAACCCGGCGACCTCCCGGAAGCCCTGCCGAGCGTCCTGGTCGTGACCGGCCAGCCGGGTGCGGGCAAGAGCGTGCTGCTCGACGCCGTCGGCCGTACCGCTCTGCGGGCCGGACTGCGCGTCCTGCGCTGCCGAGGCTGCGAAGGCGAGTCCGGGCTGCCGTTCGCCGGACTGCACCAACTGCTGCGGCCCGTACTGGACCTCGCCGGTGGTCTGCCCGTCCGTCAACGGGCCGCGCTGCTCGGTGTGTTCGGGCTCGACCCCGAGCAGTCCGAGGACGCCGCCCCCGACCCGCTGCTCACCTCGCTCGGCGCCCTCACCCTGCTCTCCGACGCGGCGAGCCGGGGGCCGCTGCTGCTCGTCGTCGACGACGCCCACTGGCTCGACGTGGGTACCCTCGACGTCCTCGCCTTCGTCGCCCGGCGCCTCGAAGGAGAGCCCGTCGCGATGGTGCTCGCCACCCGGGACAACGCCGTACCCCCGCAGTTCGCCCGCGAAAGGCGGCAGTTGACCGTCGAGCCGCTGCCCCCGGCCGCCGCCGGACGCCTCCTCGACCTCCAGCCCGAACCGCCCGTCGGACGCGCCCGCTCCCGCATCCTCGACCAGGCCGCCGGCGTCCCCCTCGCCCTCGTCGAACTCGCCCGGGCGGTCAGCCGCGACCCCGCCACAGGCCAGAACGGCGTCACCGACGCGCTGCCCCTCACCGACCGGCTGGAGGCGATCTTCGCCGCCGAACTGCCCGAACTGCCCGCGCCCACCCGCCGGTTGCTGCTCCTCGCGGCGGCCGCCGAGACGGCCGAACTGCCCGTCATCCTCTCCGCCGCCGGGGACACCGCGGACCCCGCCGACTGGCGGCCCGCGGAACGCGCGGGCCTCGTCCGCATCGACGACGGGCGGCTCCACTTCCGGCACCCGCTGATCCGCTCCGCCGTCTACCAGTCCGCGAGCTACGCGGAGCGCCACGCCGCCCACATCGCCCTGGCAGACGTCCTCGCCGGTGACCCGGACCGGCGCGCCTGGCACCGGGCAGCCGCCGTCTTCGGCGTCGACGAACAGGCCGCCCAGGGACTGGAGGACAGCGCGGGCCGCGCACAACGCCGGGGCGGTTACGCGGCCGCGGCCGCCGCCCTCGAACGGGCGGCCCGGCTCAGTCCCGACCCCGACGTCCGCTCCAGACGCCTGGTCCGGGCCGCGACCCTGGCCATGCACGCCGGACACCCACGCTGGGTCAGCGAGCTGGCCACCCATGTCCTCACCCTCACCGACGACCCGGCCGTCCTCGCCGAGGCCTCGCTCCGGGCCGGCTGGGCGCTCGCCGTGACCACCCGCTTCGAGGACTCGCTCGGCTTCCTGCTGCCGGTCGCCGAGGCCGCCGTCGAGACCCGTCCGGACCTCACCCTCGACGCCCTCAGCACGGCCACCACCCCCGCCTACCACTCCGGGGACCCCTCGTTCCGCGAGCGCATCCAGCGGATCACCGAACGCGTTCCGCCCCAGGACGACGAGAGCGGACGAGCGTGGGCGCTGGCCGGCTGCGACCCCGCACGCCACCGAGAGCAGGCCCTCGCGCTGCTCAGGAGCACCGACTGGATCGAGCCCCCGCCCGGGCACTCCGAGGCGACCGCACCGGACCGCAGACTGTCCCGGCTGGTCGTCGTGGGCGCCGCCGCCTGGGTCCTCGACGAGACCGCCGAGGCCGTCCGCCTGCTCGGCGCCGCCCTCGACCATCTGCGGCGTTCCCCGACGGCCGGCGCCAACGCGACCGTCGCCAACGCCCTCGCGCTCGCCCTGTACGAGAGCGGCTCCTGGACCCGGGCCCGCACGATCTTCGACGAGTCGTACCGGACGGCCGCCGAGGCCGGCCTGGAGATCGTGGCGGCCGGCTCGCCCGTCGTCGGCGCCACCATCCTCGCCCTGCGCGGTGACACCGAGGCGGCCCGCGCCGCCGTGCAACGCGCCATCCACGGCATCGATCTGCCCAACTCCCGCAGCCTGCAGGTCCGGACGCACTACGCCCTCGGCGCCGCCGCCCTCGCCGAAGGTGACCACGCCGGCGCCTACAGCCGCTTCCGGGCCGTCTACACCCAGGACGCCGAGCCCGAGCCGGTGCACTTCCACGCCTCCCACTACTACCTGGCCGACCTCACGGCAGCGGCCGTACGCACCGGCCGCGCCGACGAGGCACACCGGATCGTCGACGCGACCCGGCGTCGCCTCGCGGCCGGCGGGGTCTCCGCCCGGCTGGCCGCCGTACTGCACCGGGCGGACGCCCTGCTGAGCGAAGGGGACGAGGCGGAGGAGCACTTCATCGCGGCGCTCGCCGACCCGGACGGCGAACAGTGGCTGTTCGAGCGGGCGTTGGTCCGACTCGACTACGCGGAGTGGCTGCGCCGCAGACGCCGCTCGGTGGAGGCGCGCCCCCACCTCACCGCCGCCCTCGTCGCCTTCGAACGGGTCGGCGCCCGCCCCTGGACCGAGCGAGCCCGAGCCGAACTGCGGGCCGCCGGCGTCACCCCCACCAGCACCGCGCCGCGTGACGTCCTCGCCGAACTCACCCCGCAGCAGCTCCAGATCGCCCGGCTGGCCGCGGCCGGCCTCACCAACCGGGAGATCGGCGAACGCATCTTCCTCTCGCCCCGCACGGTCGGCTTCCACCTCTACCGCATCTTCCCCAAGCTCGGCGTCACGGGCCGCGCCCAACTCCGCGACGCGCTGCCGGAGTCGCCGGAGCAGCCGGACGGGACGCCGGGCCCGTGA
- a CDS encoding ricin-type beta-trefoil lectin domain protein encodes MKDAGLSNSPTPAPAYDASDVALSAELKKWTGTTPALHPVGELLDRHWEAAFAYARLCTSGPRPAGMLTTAAFTRLFGESLRQSGPTSAWRPHLLVTVRRLAAEWEGDHRHEMLHPELRSTTGGNRVAARLLPAPDRRLLSRAFQNLPQSARCLLWHAEVEAEPLEIPAGLLGLSVTDAAVELGRARGRLREECLHVHREVVQQEECRRYIRLIDVTCRRRSFDVDPDLARHLADCKPCRYAADQLNQFNGDLALALAEGVLGWGARAYLESRPGRAAESAIVEVDQAPVIEIATVESVLPVPRVLAQAPPMPANPPVTTELAVRPGSHRSAHKAARRAVRRRNRVLAAATVSALVLVPLVLWSVLGSDDDEGQTAGTNPSDTATNGSGASDSDPSWVGSGETTKGALRGRLHNVESKLCIGIVGGKAVKGAETELTTCSAATGQEWTYETDGLLRNAAAPDLCLDSHLGYSVQLAPCTGVSQPGTKNVRYDFTLQGTLVPRWDQELALTPATARGEAPLVLKPRAEVADQHWVFDSSAPSLQMEAVNWDAATDSRPPVVKKSPEPATTPAPTSTSAEPTATPSATTQTPSASNPPNTPCYSYGYYNCGNNPYGNNPYGNNPYGNTSGNPYPYGYGGAYGGWGPR; translated from the coding sequence GTGAAAGACGCAGGCCTGTCGAATTCCCCTACCCCGGCTCCCGCGTACGACGCCTCGGATGTCGCACTGAGCGCGGAGCTGAAGAAGTGGACGGGGACGACGCCCGCGCTCCATCCCGTGGGTGAACTGCTCGACCGGCACTGGGAAGCGGCCTTCGCCTATGCCCGTCTGTGCACCAGCGGCCCGCGTCCCGCCGGAATGCTCACCACGGCCGCGTTCACCCGCCTCTTCGGGGAATCCCTGCGTCAGAGCGGCCCCACCTCCGCGTGGCGGCCCCACCTCCTGGTCACCGTGCGCCGACTGGCGGCGGAGTGGGAGGGCGACCACCGGCACGAAATGCTCCACCCCGAACTGCGCTCCACGACCGGCGGAAACCGGGTCGCCGCCCGGCTGCTGCCCGCCCCCGACCGGCGGCTGCTCTCCAGGGCGTTCCAGAACCTCCCGCAGTCCGCGCGCTGCCTGCTCTGGCACGCGGAGGTCGAGGCCGAACCGCTGGAGATACCCGCCGGACTGCTGGGCCTGAGCGTGACGGACGCCGCCGTGGAACTCGGCCGGGCCCGCGGACGCCTGCGCGAGGAGTGCCTGCACGTCCACCGCGAGGTCGTGCAGCAGGAGGAGTGCCGCCGCTACATCCGGCTGATCGACGTCACCTGCCGGCGCCGCAGCTTCGATGTCGACCCCGACCTCGCCAGGCACCTCGCCGACTGCAAGCCCTGCCGGTACGCGGCCGACCAGCTGAACCAGTTCAACGGTGACCTCGCCCTCGCGCTGGCCGAGGGAGTCCTCGGCTGGGGCGCGCGCGCCTATCTGGAGTCCCGCCCGGGCCGCGCCGCGGAGAGCGCCATCGTGGAGGTCGACCAGGCTCCGGTCATCGAGATCGCCACCGTCGAGAGCGTGCTCCCGGTCCCGCGTGTCCTGGCCCAGGCTCCGCCCATGCCCGCGAACCCGCCCGTCACCACCGAGCTGGCTGTCCGCCCCGGATCGCACCGGTCCGCGCACAAGGCGGCCCGGCGTGCCGTCCGCCGCCGCAACCGTGTCCTGGCCGCGGCGACCGTGAGCGCGCTGGTCCTCGTCCCGCTGGTCCTGTGGTCCGTCCTGGGTTCGGACGACGACGAGGGCCAGACCGCCGGGACCAACCCCTCGGACACCGCCACCAACGGCTCCGGCGCGTCCGACAGCGACCCCTCGTGGGTCGGCTCGGGGGAGACCACGAAGGGCGCCCTGCGCGGCCGGCTGCACAACGTCGAGTCCAAACTGTGCATAGGCATCGTCGGCGGCAAGGCCGTCAAGGGCGCGGAGACCGAGCTGACCACCTGCTCGGCGGCGACCGGCCAGGAGTGGACGTACGAGACCGACGGCCTGCTGCGCAACGCCGCCGCCCCGGACCTCTGCCTCGACTCGCACCTCGGCTACTCGGTCCAGCTCGCCCCGTGCACGGGCGTCTCCCAGCCCGGCACCAAGAACGTGCGCTACGACTTCACCCTCCAGGGCACCCTCGTCCCGCGCTGGGACCAGGAGCTGGCGCTGACGCCCGCCACCGCCAGGGGCGAGGCGCCGCTGGTCCTGAAGCCGCGCGCGGAGGTCGCCGACCAGCACTGGGTCTTCGACTCCTCGGCGCCCTCGCTCCAGATGGAGGCCGTCAACTGGGACGCGGCCACCGATTCGAGACCCCCGGTCGTCAAGAAGAGCCCCGAGCCGGCCACGACCCCGGCCCCCACGTCCACGTCGGCCGAGCCGACCGCGACACCGTCGGCGACCACGCAGACACCTTCGGCCTCGAACCCGCCGAACACGCCCTGCTACTCCTACGGGTACTACAACTGCGGAAACAACCCGTATGGGAACAACCCATACGGAAACAACCCGTACGGAAACACCAGCGGCAACCCCTACCCCTACGGCTACGGCGGCGCGTACGGCGGCTGGGGACCCCGCTGA
- a CDS encoding phytanoyl-CoA dioxygenase family protein yields the protein MTVTGIEAADASILPEEERRRFEEDGFTVVRSLFGDDEIAALRAGFAALHAAGPVPGHFEPRPSGQDGRPADPLDAYPRVMQPHEFHGPSLGWLLDPRLRAVLEVLLGEEVLAAQSMFYFKPPGARGQALHQDNFFLRVEPGTCVAAWIACETIDRENGGLEVVPGTHRMDLFCPQEADAGVSFAREYVPPPPGLTPVPVDMAPGDVLFFNGSLVHGSQPNRSADRFRRSFIGHYVGRSTERIGDFYRTISMTGDRVRLRESEDAGPCGTEFGRASAPH from the coding sequence ATGACAGTCACAGGCATTGAAGCCGCCGACGCTTCCATCCTGCCTGAGGAGGAGCGCCGACGGTTCGAGGAGGACGGATTCACCGTCGTGCGGAGCCTGTTCGGGGATGACGAGATCGCCGCGCTCCGCGCCGGGTTCGCGGCGCTGCACGCGGCCGGTCCGGTGCCGGGGCATTTCGAGCCGCGCCCGTCCGGGCAGGACGGGCGCCCGGCCGACCCGCTGGACGCGTATCCGCGGGTGATGCAGCCGCACGAGTTCCACGGGCCGTCGCTCGGCTGGCTGCTGGATCCCCGGCTGAGGGCCGTCCTCGAAGTGCTGCTCGGCGAGGAGGTGCTGGCCGCGCAGAGCATGTTCTATTTCAAGCCGCCGGGTGCGCGGGGCCAGGCGCTGCATCAGGACAACTTCTTTCTGCGGGTCGAGCCGGGCACCTGTGTCGCCGCGTGGATCGCCTGCGAGACGATCGACCGGGAGAACGGCGGCCTGGAGGTCGTGCCGGGCACGCACCGCATGGACCTGTTCTGTCCGCAGGAGGCGGACGCCGGAGTGTCCTTCGCCCGGGAGTACGTGCCCCCGCCGCCCGGACTCACCCCGGTGCCGGTCGACATGGCCCCGGGTGATGTCCTGTTCTTCAACGGCAGCCTGGTGCACGGCTCGCAGCCCAACCGCAGCGCCGACCGGTTCCGCCGCTCCTTCATCGGGCACTACGTGGGCCGCTCGACGGAGCGCATCGGCGACTTCTACCGGACGATCTCCATGACCGGCGACCGGGTCCGGCTGCGCGAGAGCGAGGACGCGGGGCCGTGCGGTACGGAGTTCGGGCGGGCGTCCGCACCGCACTGA
- a CDS encoding LysE/ArgO family amino acid transporter produces the protein MTAALVAGLLAGYGIAVPVGAVTTYLVSLTARTSLRTGVCAALGIATADGLYALLAALGGTALAGALQPVLVPLRWASAVVLAALAVRGGFGALRQYRAGVLSTRADSTPPSPARAFLMLVGITLLNPTTVIYFAALVLGSRASDAVSPWEQGVFVLAAFLASASWQVLIASGGALLGRALTGRRGRLVTALVSSAVIMALAVRMVVSPA, from the coding sequence ATGACGGCCGCGCTCGTCGCGGGGCTTCTCGCGGGGTACGGCATCGCCGTCCCGGTCGGAGCCGTCACGACCTATCTCGTCTCGCTCACCGCACGTACGTCCCTCAGGACCGGCGTCTGCGCGGCGCTCGGTATCGCCACCGCAGACGGTCTCTACGCCCTGCTCGCCGCGCTCGGGGGTACCGCCCTGGCCGGCGCCCTGCAGCCGGTGCTGGTGCCGCTGCGCTGGGCCTCGGCCGTGGTGCTGGCCGCGCTCGCGGTCAGGGGCGGGTTCGGCGCGCTGCGCCAGTACCGCGCCGGGGTCCTTTCCACCCGGGCCGACAGCACGCCGCCGAGTCCGGCGCGGGCGTTTCTCATGCTGGTCGGCATCACACTGCTCAACCCCACCACCGTGATCTACTTCGCCGCGCTGGTGCTCGGCAGCCGGGCCTCGGACGCCGTGTCCCCCTGGGAGCAGGGGGTGTTCGTGCTCGCGGCCTTCCTCGCCTCGGCCAGCTGGCAGGTACTGATCGCCTCCGGCGGCGCCTTGCTCGGCCGGGCGCTGACGGGCCGGCGCGGACGGCTGGTGACGGCCCTCGTGTCCAGTGCGGTGATCATGGCGCTGGCCGTGCGGATGGTGGTGTCGCCGGCGTGA